A genomic region of Aspergillus oryzae RIB40 DNA, chromosome 1 contains the following coding sequences:
- a CDS encoding M20 family metallopeptidase (metal-dependent amidase/aminoacylase/carboxypeptidase) gives MHVQEYQYRLIESVQTALEKYDSELKSINHQIWSNPELGYEEYKAHDHICTLFENLKSEGYEVRRSAYGLETALEVSYTHGTGGRVVAFNAEYDALPGIGHACGHNLIATSSIAAFIATCEALKARYPDGPGYTVRLLGTPAEESGGGKVRLLENGAYKDVDACLMVHPMPMAPDDPELLSVATVLPGGFLANDKVTVTFTGKPAHAAAAPWEGVNALDAVVAAYVNISLLRQQILPSQRIHGVISHGGDRPNVIPMSASVDYYIRSPSLKTLKPLTEKVIKCFEAAATATGCKVEFDWGISYADLKTNTPICENYVTAMRAMGHHTIFDNSGKKGVLGGASTDMGNVTYAVPGFHGMFTIPAEGVNHTPQFTNGAGSPEGYKRSLACAAGMAVVACQILVDDKVAEQVKKDFERDDLSIW, from the exons ATGCACGTTCAAGAGTATCAGTATCGTTTGATCGAGAGCGTTCAGACGGCTCTTGAGAAATATGATTCCGAGTTGAAGAGTATTAATCATCAG ATCTGGTCAAACCCCGAACTAGGCTACGAGGAATACAAAGCCCACGACCACATCTGCACACTATTCGAAAACCTCAAGTCAGAAGGCTACGAAGTGCGCCGCAGCGCCTATGGACTCGAAACAGCCCTGGAAGTCTCATACACGCACGGCACAGGCGGGCGCGTTGTCGCCTTCAACGCAGAATACGACGCCCTCCCCGGAATCGGACACGCATGTGGCCACAACTTAATCGCAACAAGCTCAATCGCGGCATTCATCGCGACCTGCGAGGCCCTGAAGGCCCGGTACCCAGATGGACCGGGGTACACCGTCCGACTGCTGGGCACGCCGGCGGAAGAATCCGGCGGTGGAAAGGTGCGCTTGTTAGAGAATGGAGCGTACAAGGATGTGGATGCTTGTCTGATGGTGCATCCTATGCCGATGGCGCCTGATGATCCGGAGCTGCTGAGTGTGGCGACAGTGCTGCCGGGTGGGTTTCTTGCGAATGATAAGGTGACGGTGACGTTTACGGGGAAGCCGGCGCATGCGGCTGCGGCGCCGTGGGAGGGGGTTAATGCGCTTGATGCTGTGGTGGCGGCCTATGTTAATATTTCTCTGCTGCGACAGCAGATCCTGCCCAGTCAGCGGATTCATGGGGTTATTTCGCACGGTGGAGATCGACCGAATGTGATTCCTATGTCGGCGTCTGTGGACTATTATATCCGGTCACCCAGTCTCAAGACATTGAAGCCTTTGACCGAAAAGGTGATTAAGTGCTTCGAAGCTGCCGCGACTGCTACCGGGTGTAAAGTTGAGTTTGATTG GGGCATCTCGTACGCCGATCTGAAGACCAACACACCCATCTGTGAGAATTACGTTACCGCCATGCGCGCAATGGGACACCATACGATTTTTGATAATtcaggaaagaagggagTCTTGGGTGGCGCCTCTACCGATATGG GCAACGTCACCTATGCCGTGCCCGGCTTTCATGGAATGTTCACCATTCCAGCCGAGGGGGTGAATCATACGCCACAGTTTACCAACGGTGCTGGATCGCCGGAGGGGTATAAGCGTAGTCTTGCTTGTGCGGCTGGTATGGCCGTTGTTGCATGTCAGATTTTGGTGGATGATAAAGTTGCGGAGCAAGTGAAGAAGGACTTTGAGAGGGACGACTTAAGTATTTGGTAA